The Branchiostoma floridae strain S238N-H82 chromosome 10, Bfl_VNyyK, whole genome shotgun sequence genome has a segment encoding these proteins:
- the LOC118423797 gene encoding tryptophan 2,3-dioxygenase-like translates to MAEKGNGNDGDPAEQPKLVYGNYLQLDKILGAQKRESEKGDSPAHDEHLFIIVHQAYELWFKQIIWELDSITEILETCGYEDVMEKKLRLILSRGDRVKEIFKVVVQQVKIVETIEPQEFVDFRDWLFPASGFESLQFRLLENKLGIRKEDRVEEYRFTPVNADDAEKLSKSEKQKSLLQLAQTWLEHTFDKEGGEAFWKRYEEGVKRRRSSITDEAKRKTTKDMFDNILDEGKHDELEKQGKRKLSHRALKGVLMINYRRDELKFQQPYQFLRMLMDIDELLYRWRWNHVMMVQRMLGDKPGTGGGGYKYLRSTVCDSDNYKVFLDLFNISTFLIPTEVMYPSQSDASEE, encoded by the exons CGGAGATCCAGCCGAGCAACCAAAGCTTGTATATGGCAATTACTTACAG cTTGATAAGATCCTGGGAGCGCAGAAGAGGGAGAGTGAGAAAGGCGACAGTCCTGCCCACGATGAACATCTCTTTATTATCGTGCATCAGG CCTACGAGTTGTGGTTCAAGCAAATCATCTGGGAGCTGGATTCTATCACAGAGATACTGGAGACTTGT GGTTACGAAGACGTGATGGAGAAGAAGTTGCGACTGATTCTGAGTAGAGGAGACAGGGTCAAGGAGATTTTTAAG GTTGTGGTTCAGCAGGTGAAGATCGTGGAAACTATCGAGCCTCAGGAGTTTGTGGACTTCAG AGATTGGTTGTTTCCAGCTTCAGGTTTCGAGAGTCTGCAGTTCAGACTGTTGGAGAATAAGTTGGGGATCAGGAAG GAGGATCGAGTTGAGGAGTACCGGTTCACTCCTGTCAATGCCGATGATGCTGAGAAGCTGTCCAAGTCGGAGAAACAAAAGTCCCTATTGCAACTTGCTCAG ACATGGCTTGAGCATACATTTGACAAGGAGGGTGGTGAGGCTTTCTGGAAGCGCTACGAAGAGGGGGTGAAACGGCGCCGCAGCAGCATCACAGATGAGGCTAAGCGCAAGACCACCAAG gaCATGTTTGACAACATCCTCGATGAGGGAAAGCACGATGAACTTGAGAAGCAAG GGAAGAGGAAGTTGTCCCACCGTGCGCTCAAAGGAGTCCTGATGATCAACTACAGGAG GGACGAGCTGAAGTTTCAGCAGCCGTACCAGTTTCTGCGCATGCTTATGGACATTGACGAGCTCCTGTACAGGTGGCGAT gGAACCATGTCATGATGGTGCAAAGGATGCTGGGAGACAAGCCTGGGACCGGGGGTGGCGGATACAAGTACCTGCGGTCAACTGTCTG TGACAGTGACAACTACAAGGTGTTCTTGGACCTGTTCAACATCTCCACCTTCCTCATCCCGACTGAAGTCATGTACCCCTCGCAGAGTGACGCCTCTGAGGAGTAG